From a region of the Synechococcus sp. PCC 7502 genome:
- a CDS encoding tetratricopeptide repeat protein, with the protein MNYRLPLTAALVTLTYGMTLANAVNPVNAQALIPHTIKLNFGNVETQALALARDAAQLAQFQQYDLALSRARLAVQLSPQSYQTQAVLGSIYLRTEEYPKAIASFSNALNLKKDNASIFFSLGAAYLRNTNYQLAIDKLKQGLTLAPKSPTALFDLGNAYFLTKRYDEAIAEFNQVLKLEDKFWAATNNIGLVEYERGNVDIAIKKWEESIAQGETIEDKAAESRLALGIATYIKGDRPKGLRLAEEALKIDVRYGKPEFLKENLWGDKLLADAKTILATPTLKTLVDQSNIPLTKNDPKNTPKKS; encoded by the coding sequence GTGAATTATCGCCTTCCTCTAACTGCTGCCTTAGTCACCCTGACGTATGGAATGACTTTAGCCAATGCCGTAAATCCAGTAAATGCCCAAGCATTAATTCCCCACACAATCAAACTTAATTTTGGCAACGTCGAGACCCAAGCACTGGCACTGGCACGGGATGCTGCCCAGTTAGCACAGTTTCAGCAATACGATCTAGCTTTATCCAGAGCCAGACTTGCAGTACAATTATCGCCCCAGTCCTATCAAACCCAAGCAGTGCTAGGTAGTATCTATTTACGGACAGAGGAATATCCCAAGGCGATCGCCTCATTTTCCAATGCTTTAAATCTTAAAAAGGATAATGCTTCGATCTTTTTCAGTTTGGGGGCTGCCTATTTACGCAATACCAATTATCAATTGGCGATCGATAAACTTAAACAGGGTTTGACTCTTGCCCCTAAATCTCCCACAGCTTTATTTGATCTTGGCAATGCTTATTTTTTAACTAAACGCTACGATGAAGCGATCGCCGAATTTAATCAGGTTCTCAAGCTAGAGGATAAGTTTTGGGCAGCAACTAATAATATTGGATTAGTAGAATATGAACGGGGAAATGTGGATATTGCCATCAAAAAATGGGAAGAGTCCATTGCCCAGGGTGAAACCATAGAAGATAAAGCGGCTGAGTCCCGTTTAGCATTGGGTATAGCTACTTATATTAAAGGCGATCGCCCCAAGGGATTAAGACTGGCAGAGGAAGCTCTAAAAATAGATGTGCGCTATGGCAAGCCCGAATTTTTGAAGGAAAATCTATGGGGTGACAAACTCCTTGCGGATGCCAAAACAATCCTAGCTACTCCCACCCTAAAAACTTTAGTTGATCAAAGTAATATTCCTTTGACCAAAAATGATCCCAAAAATACTCCGAAAAAATCCTAA
- a CDS encoding transposase, whose amino-acid sequence MKTEKFLGIDVSAHFIVYALLDHDGDDLNSYLKYNGQSIKKVYPNQYGIREVLELGAKYAILEPTGVNYSKIWAQTLAANGVEILWVGHCELASFRRDNRLTGKNDYADALALATYGLRRCHKPKYFIKFDPFSISGELRQLSLQLCHLNKCQSPIVNRIRQSLAYELPEIAEHSATKSDDLAAPLWRWIAGRKVSTQSNNKFNKFLVSTIGNGISEFTRHHAKRLCDIHDQEIEIERSLFGTVKDPMFDKYNQLFDKFKFGRRVRAMILSTIYPFETYLGADNKEIVELVKNRKNNGTSKRYRSLSSFKLSVGFGLVEKSSGKEMKWVVGGSNLCRIALWQWEFTCIEIKRLRPDTEQGKWLGEYRDRLKDNGINMRLVRSKVCVKAVEMLFYFW is encoded by the coding sequence ATGAAAACTGAAAAATTCTTGGGAATAGACGTGAGCGCACACTTTATCGTCTATGCCCTACTCGATCACGATGGCGATGATCTTAACTCTTATTTGAAGTATAACGGTCAATCAATTAAGAAAGTGTACCCTAACCAGTACGGTATTCGTGAGGTCTTGGAGCTTGGAGCTAAATACGCCATCTTGGAGCCAACAGGTGTCAACTATTCTAAAATCTGGGCGCAAACTTTAGCCGCCAACGGCGTAGAAATTCTCTGGGTAGGACATTGTGAACTGGCAAGCTTTAGACGTGACAATCGCTTAACTGGTAAAAATGACTATGCCGATGCTTTGGCACTGGCAACCTATGGGTTAAGACGATGCCACAAACCAAAATACTTTATCAAGTTTGACCCATTCTCAATTAGTGGGGAGCTGCGACAACTCTCACTTCAACTATGTCACCTGAATAAATGCCAGTCGCCGATCGTTAATCGCATTCGTCAAAGTCTGGCTTATGAACTGCCAGAAATCGCAGAACATTCTGCCACCAAGTCAGATGACTTAGCCGCCCCTCTATGGCGTTGGATTGCAGGTCGCAAGGTTAGCACTCAAAGTAACAATAAGTTTAATAAGTTTTTAGTGTCAACAATCGGTAATGGCATTAGTGAATTTACCCGTCACCATGCCAAACGGCTATGTGATATTCATGACCAAGAAATTGAAATTGAGCGATCGCTATTTGGCACCGTCAAAGATCCAATGTTCGATAAATATAATCAGCTCTTTGATAAGTTCAAGTTTGGTAGAAGGGTTAGGGCAATGATTCTAAGCACGATCTACCCCTTTGAAACCTATCTAGGTGCTGACAATAAAGAAATCGTGGAACTGGTCAAAAACCGCAAAAATAACGGCACATCAAAGCGTTATAGGTCACTGTCCAGCTTTAAGCTCAGTGTTGGCTTTGGGCTTGTGGAAAAGTCCTCTGGTAAGGAAATGAAATGGGTAGTCGGCGGTTCTAACCTATGCCGAATAGCCCTATGGCAGTGGGAGTTTACCTGTATAGAGATCAAGCGTCTTAGACCTGACACAGAACAGGGTAAATGGCTGGGAGAGTACAGGGATAGGCTCAAGGACAATGGAATTAATATGCGCTTAGTAAGATCAAAAGTATGTGTTAAAGCGGTTGAGATGCTTTTTTATTTCTGGTAA
- a CDS encoding helix-turn-helix transcriptional regulator, whose amino-acid sequence MEKKVSPLAMLRKIRGDITQDELGQEIGVSGQTVGRWERGDVEPSLKPWQVKKLCKFLNITIADLPDSFAPQPIHTDNTDK is encoded by the coding sequence ATGGAAAAAAAAGTATCACCATTAGCCATGCTTAGAAAAATTAGAGGCGACATTACACAGGATGAATTAGGTCAAGAGATAGGGGTATCTGGTCAGACTGTCGGGAGATGGGAGAGAGGAGATGTTGAACCATCTTTAAAACCTTGGCAAGTAAAAAAGCTTTGTAAATTTCTCAATATCACAATAGCTGATCTCCCAGATAGTTTCGCTCCGCAACCAATTCATACTGACAATACGGACAAGTGA
- a CDS encoding tyrosine-type recombinase/integrase, whose product MAKNNRHGQAEILKDLELDRIYRQLQSDSHRLFFNIARYTGERFGAICQLQVCDVYVCYSGIKEPLNEITFRAMTRKASPNGERKTRQAYVCDRLREYLSSYRGELGKVYLFPSSIKKDDPITFSAADKWLRTAVDRAGLEHRGISTHTFRRSFITKLYEEGALDIYAIQQLIGHASILTTQRYLGVSKQKIQSAMNRIYN is encoded by the coding sequence GTGGCTAAAAATAATCGGCATGGTCAGGCAGAAATTCTTAAAGACCTCGAACTTGACAGAATTTATAGACAGCTTCAATCAGATAGCCATAGGCTATTTTTTAACATTGCCCGCTACACGGGTGAGAGATTTGGAGCAATCTGCCAGTTACAGGTCTGCGATGTGTATGTGTGCTACTCAGGGATTAAAGAGCCACTGAATGAGATTACATTTCGGGCAATGACTAGGAAAGCTTCACCCAATGGGGAGAGGAAAACTAGACAGGCTTATGTGTGCGATCGCTTACGGGAATATCTAAGCTCATATCGTGGGGAACTGGGAAAGGTTTATTTGTTCCCCAGTTCGATCAAGAAAGATGATCCGATTACTTTTTCTGCTGCGGATAAATGGCTACGGACTGCGGTTGATCGGGCTGGGTTGGAGCATCGAGGTATAAGCACTCACACTTTCCGTAGAAGTTTTATAACTAAGCTCTACGAGGAGGGTGCCTTAGATATATATGCCATTCAGCAATTAATCGGTCATGCCAGTATTTTGACTACTCAAAGGTATTTGGGAGTGTCAAAGCAGAAAATTCAATCAGCGATGAACAGAATTTATAACTAA
- a CDS encoding helix-turn-helix domain-containing protein encodes MAGVYKLEIKESEEELKHMLRVQKTASDKERIQMLYLLKTKQASTIQTASTILGRHRVTLQDWLGNYRKGGIVGLNLEQGENRVFHNGRRKH; translated from the coding sequence ATGGCAGGAGTATACAAATTAGAGATCAAAGAAAGTGAAGAAGAGCTAAAACATATGCTGAGAGTGCAAAAGACCGCATCAGATAAAGAAAGAATTCAGATGCTGTATCTGTTAAAAACAAAACAAGCAAGCACAATCCAGACAGCATCGACAATACTGGGACGGCATCGAGTTACATTGCAAGATTGGTTAGGGAATTATCGCAAAGGGGGAATAGTAGGACTAAACCTAGAACAGGGCGAAAACAGAGTATTCCACAATGGGCGCAGAAAGCATTGA
- a CDS encoding winged helix-turn-helix domain-containing protein, translated as MIKKLEEAEGFESYGQICQWLENQLGIKSNYKTVHHLVRYRLKARPKVTRPVSAGKSEEQVEAYKKTLPVL; from the coding sequence TTGATAAAAAAGCTGGAAGAAGCAGAAGGCTTTGAAAGTTATGGGCAGATCTGCCAATGGTTAGAGAACCAATTAGGAATCAAATCAAACTATAAAACTGTGCATCATCTAGTCCGATATCGGCTGAAAGCCAGACCGAAAGTGACACGTCCAGTCAGCGCAGGAAAGTCAGAAGAGCAAGTAGAAGCATATAAAAAAACCTTGCCAGTATTATAA
- a CDS encoding IS630 family transposase: MIAWFGINIIGLNGKVRFFCQDETRIGLKTISGRKITARGVKPKGKVQWQFKATYLYRIVEPSTGESFFYEFTHLNSECFQVFLNLVSAYFQGDIIVMQVDQAGAHRAKRLKIPKNIILLFQPAHAPETNPIERVWQHFKLGLRWKLPKDLDQLRALMRERLEVMTQEVIASIVGWDYILEALSVARI, encoded by the coding sequence ATGATTGCTTGGTTTGGCATTAATATAATCGGACTAAATGGCAAAGTGAGATTCTTTTGTCAAGATGAAACACGAATTGGGTTAAAGACAATTAGTGGAAGGAAGATCACAGCAAGAGGAGTCAAACCCAAAGGTAAAGTTCAGTGGCAGTTTAAGGCAACTTACCTCTATCGAATTGTAGAACCATCAACAGGGGAAAGCTTTTTCTATGAATTTACTCACCTTAATAGTGAATGCTTCCAAGTATTTCTGAACTTAGTAAGCGCATATTTTCAAGGTGACATCATCGTTATGCAAGTGGATCAAGCAGGAGCACACAGAGCAAAACGGTTAAAGATTCCTAAAAATATTATTTTGCTATTTCAGCCTGCCCATGCACCTGAGACTAATCCCATTGAAAGAGTGTGGCAGCATTTCAAATTAGGGTTGAGGTGGAAACTGCCAAAAGATCTTGACCAGTTGCGTGCATTAATGCGGGAAAGGTTAGAAGTTATGACTCAGGAGGTAATTGCTTCGATTGTTGGGTGGGATTATATTTTAGAGGCTTTATCTGTAGCTCGTATTTAA
- the psaM gene encoding photosystem I reaction center subunit XII codes for MSLSDAQVLTALVVALLPAVLALMLGTALAE; via the coding sequence ATGAGTTTATCAGATGCTCAAGTGTTGACCGCTTTAGTCGTCGCTCTGTTGCCTGCCGTTTTAGCTTTGATGCTTGGCACAGCCCTTGCGGAATAG
- a CDS encoding DUF2808 domain-containing protein, whose amino-acid sequence MSKRFILYSCCLALGITSAAASLAQTGSGIVLFGNVRDSALSYRLDGGRARQIDRYYLDIPAQKTQISQVIVTYRDNYDGEIDPQSIDLRYNDRNLDLEKASWDKENRRIEVVTKEPIPAGRALKLVLSNVRNPFYAGLYQFDARVMGPAELPLLRYVGSWVIGFE is encoded by the coding sequence ATGTCTAAAAGATTTATCCTATATTCTTGCTGCCTTGCTCTCGGAATTACATCGGCTGCTGCTAGTCTTGCCCAAACTGGTTCAGGGATAGTTTTATTCGGAAATGTGAGAGATAGCGCTTTGTCCTATCGGCTTGATGGGGGTAGAGCCAGACAAATAGATCGCTATTATCTGGATATACCTGCCCAAAAAACTCAAATTTCTCAGGTTATAGTTACCTACCGTGATAACTATGATGGCGAGATTGATCCGCAGTCAATTGATCTCCGTTACAACGATCGCAACTTAGATCTAGAGAAGGCTTCTTGGGATAAAGAGAACCGCCGTATAGAAGTTGTCACCAAGGAACCAATTCCCGCAGGGCGAGCGTTGAAACTCGTACTGTCCAATGTCCGTAATCCATTTTATGCTGGCTTATATCAGTTTGATGCCAGGGTGATGGGACCAGCCGAGTTACCACTTTTGCGTTATGTCGGCTCTTGGGTAATTGGGTTTGAGTAA
- a CDS encoding cupin domain-containing protein → MTSRVFASSNFLEPSDAEPIRTVVTESEHAAVIAWHLNPHQIISAHIHPYGQDTWTILAGEGQYFLDETGNTQIIRAGDVVVAPIGNVHGVINTGTEPLIFISVVTPSSAGYEIVFIENARAN, encoded by the coding sequence ATGACCTCAAGAGTATTTGCCAGTTCCAACTTTTTGGAGCCTAGTGATGCTGAACCAATTCGCACAGTTGTCACTGAATCAGAACATGCGGCGGTGATCGCTTGGCATCTTAACCCTCACCAAATCATCTCGGCTCATATTCATCCTTACGGACAGGATACATGGACGATCCTAGCTGGGGAGGGGCAGTACTTCCTTGATGAAACGGGAAATACGCAAATAATTAGGGCGGGAGATGTCGTGGTTGCCCCGATTGGGAATGTGCATGGGGTAATTAATACTGGCACGGAGCCATTGATCTTTATTTCTGTGGTTACACCCTCTAGTGCAGGTTATGAGATAGTTTTTATAGAAAATGCTAGAGCTAATTAA
- a CDS encoding four-carbon acid sugar kinase family protein, which translates to MTSKSKIIVLDDDPTGSQTVHGCLLLTQWDVETLQTGLRDTSPIFFVLTNTRAIAPNDADKITREVCRNLKIALQLEEITDFLIVSRSDSTLRGHYPIETDAIAEELGGFDAHFLVPAFFEGGRFTRDSIHYLVVNGVPTPTHLTEFAQDSVFGYTHSYLPDYVEEKTQGKIKSGAVERFLLADVRSGCLDRLIQLKDNQCGVVDAETQADMSHFAEDILTAADQGKKFLFRSAASLLTALAQLPPQPIPAEEMSKYVRNGRAGVVIVGSHVQKTTEQLQKLLEIPTTAPVEIDVSLLLSSRDSQELLGEILAKIKQIYDIGKTPVIFTSRRELEFADIETRLDFGKKVSQLLMDIVQGLPKDIGFLISKGGITSNDVLSTGLKLPTARLLGQVLAGCSVVITPDAHFPFPKLPVVLFPGNVGNAEALATVYLRLAS; encoded by the coding sequence ATGACATCCAAATCCAAGATTATAGTCCTAGATGATGATCCCACTGGTTCCCAGACTGTTCATGGTTGCCTACTTTTAACCCAATGGGATGTAGAGACTTTACAAACTGGCTTAAGGGATACTTCACCCATATTTTTTGTGCTAACCAACACCAGAGCGATCGCCCCAAATGATGCCGATAAAATTACCCGTGAGGTATGCCGTAATCTAAAAATTGCTCTACAACTAGAAGAAATTACAGACTTTTTAATAGTTAGTCGGTCTGATTCTACTTTGCGGGGGCATTATCCAATTGAAACCGATGCGATCGCCGAGGAATTAGGTGGATTTGATGCTCATTTTTTGGTGCCAGCATTTTTTGAAGGAGGCAGATTTACCCGTGATAGCATTCATTACTTAGTAGTTAATGGCGTACCTACTCCTACCCACTTAACTGAATTTGCCCAAGATTCCGTATTTGGCTATACCCATAGCTATTTGCCCGATTATGTAGAGGAAAAAACCCAAGGCAAAATTAAAAGTGGTGCGGTTGAAAGATTTTTATTAGCAGATGTGCGATCGGGCTGCCTAGATAGATTAATTCAGTTAAAAGATAACCAGTGCGGGGTTGTTGATGCCGAAACCCAAGCAGATATGAGCCATTTTGCCGAAGACATACTAACTGCGGCTGATCAGGGTAAAAAGTTTTTATTTCGCAGCGCTGCTAGTTTATTAACTGCCTTGGCACAGTTGCCACCCCAGCCTATTCCCGCCGAGGAGATGTCAAAGTATGTCCGTAATGGCAGAGCAGGAGTCGTAATAGTTGGTTCCCACGTTCAGAAAACCACAGAACAATTGCAAAAACTCCTAGAAATTCCTACTACCGCACCTGTAGAAATAGATGTCAGCCTACTGCTTTCAAGTCGGGATTCACAGGAGTTGCTAGGGGAAATATTAGCTAAAATCAAGCAAATCTATGACATAGGTAAAACCCCTGTTATCTTTACTAGCCGTAGGGAACTGGAATTTGCTGATATTGAGACTAGGTTAGATTTTGGCAAAAAAGTATCACAGTTACTAATGGATATAGTTCAAGGCTTACCTAAGGATATTGGCTTTTTGATTAGTAAGGGCGGTATTACCTCTAACGATGTGCTAAGTACGGGACTAAAACTACCAACAGCCAGACTTTTAGGACAGGTTCTAGCGGGTTGCTCCGTGGTCATTACCCCTGATGCTCATTTCCCATTTCCTAAATTACCAGTCGTATTGTTTCCCGGTAATGTCGGTAACGCTGAAGCCTTAGCCACGGTTTATCTCCGCTTAGCGAGCTAG
- a CDS encoding GNAT family N-acetyltransferase — protein MPQYKRENLTTKTIKAMIFIDPPQIRAAQPNDIPLMFHLIEQVTDFHKSLDTERYNFLPNQGQLYENWLRRLIKDSRHLCLVAETKSDSNVLLVGYMVSTLETEIPIYHLKEYGYIQDLWVEEPYRHQGIARQMVKQTIDHFRQLGVKQLRLNTLVANDAAFKLYSACGFRTSTFEMLLTCE, from the coding sequence GTGCCACAGTATAAAAGAGAAAACTTAACAACCAAGACAATTAAAGCGATGATTTTTATAGACCCACCCCAAATTCGAGCCGCCCAGCCCAACGACATTCCTTTGATGTTCCATCTTATCGAACAAGTTACCGATTTCCATAAATCCCTAGATACGGAACGATATAATTTCTTGCCGAATCAAGGACAGCTTTACGAAAACTGGCTGAGAAGACTAATAAAAGATTCTCGCCATCTGTGTTTGGTTGCTGAGACTAAATCTGACTCGAACGTTTTATTGGTTGGGTATATGGTATCTACCTTAGAAACAGAAATACCGATCTATCATCTAAAAGAATATGGCTATATCCAAGACCTTTGGGTCGAAGAACCATATCGCCACCAAGGAATTGCCCGACAGATGGTAAAGCAGACCATAGACCACTTTCGCCAGTTGGGAGTTAAGCAACTACGGTTAAATACTTTGGTTGCCAACGATGCCGCCTTTAAGTTATATTCTGCTTGCGGCTTCCGCACTAGCACCTTTGAAATGCTCCTAACCTGCGAATAA
- a CDS encoding SRPBCC family protein, protein MAEWLEHTVQVEVNHSIDQVWSLWSSLELMPHWMKWIESVKIPPDQPGISNWELGTSGLTFTWRSRILKQITNQIIQWESIDGLPNRGAIRFYRRPTGTIVKLTVAYALPSIVKQVLDGLSIPKVVESTLQADLERFRTYMDNHAKVS, encoded by the coding sequence ATGGCTGAGTGGCTAGAGCATACTGTCCAAGTTGAGGTTAATCATTCTATCGATCAAGTCTGGAGTCTATGGTCAAGTTTAGAATTAATGCCCCATTGGATGAAGTGGATTGAGTCGGTAAAAATTCCACCCGATCAACCAGGCATTTCTAATTGGGAACTCGGTACCAGTGGCTTAACTTTTACTTGGCGATCGCGCATTTTAAAGCAAATTACCAATCAAATTATTCAATGGGAATCAATTGACGGCTTACCCAATCGGGGCGCAATTAGGTTCTATCGCCGTCCTACTGGCACAATTGTTAAGCTTACGGTTGCCTATGCTTTACCTAGTATTGTTAAACAGGTTTTAGATGGTTTATCGATCCCCAAAGTCGTGGAATCTACACTCCAAGCTGACCTAGAAAGATTTCGTACCTACATGGACAACCATGCTAAGGTTAGCTAG